A genomic window from Flavobacterium johnsoniae includes:
- a CDS encoding nuclear transport factor 2 family protein: MKFYILIFFIFLGLNSNAQKQEVQKTIELFFEGFHQKDSTKMKSVCSDKMILQSISENSIKGNKLNEESLKEFYKSIASIPSNMKFQEKILSYSIQINGSMAHVWTPYEFYINDKLSHSGVNAFTLFKEKESWKVIYLIDTRRK, from the coding sequence ATGAAATTTTATATATTAATCTTTTTTATTTTCTTAGGATTAAATTCTAATGCTCAAAAACAAGAAGTTCAAAAAACTATTGAACTCTTTTTTGAGGGATTTCATCAAAAAGATTCGACAAAAATGAAATCTGTGTGTTCAGATAAAATGATTTTGCAATCGATTAGTGAGAATAGTATCAAAGGAAATAAATTGAATGAAGAAAGTTTAAAGGAATTTTATAAATCAATAGCTTCAATTCCTTCGAATATGAAATTTCAAGAGAAAATATTGAGTTATTCAATTCAAATTAATGGTTCAATGGCACATGTCTGGACTCCATATGAGTTTTATATCAACGATAAATTAAGTCATTCTGGAGTTAATGCTTTTACATTGTTTAAAGAAAAGGAATCTTGGAAAGTAATTTATTTGATAGATACTAGAAGAAAATAA
- a CDS encoding DUF1569 domain-containing protein: MKNIFSTDDSKEFVDRINQLKNDSQPIWGKMSVDQMLAHCNVMYEMVYDDVHPKPNSFLRFVLKSFIKNKVVNAIPYPRNIRTAPQFIISNNRDFELEKSRLIDYINRTQQLGEKEFEGKESLSFGKLTSKEWNNMFAKHLDHHLSQFNV; the protein is encoded by the coding sequence ATGAAAAATATTTTTTCTACAGACGATTCTAAAGAGTTTGTTGATCGCATTAATCAATTGAAAAATGATTCTCAGCCAATTTGGGGTAAAATGTCTGTAGATCAAATGCTTGCTCATTGTAATGTTATGTATGAAATGGTTTACGATGATGTTCATCCAAAACCTAATAGTTTTTTACGATTCGTTTTAAAGTCATTTATTAAAAATAAAGTAGTAAACGCAATTCCTTATCCTAGGAATATTAGAACTGCACCTCAATTTATTATTAGCAATAATCGTGATTTTGAACTTGAAAAAAGTAGACTTATTGATTATATAAACAGAACACAACAACTCGGAGAAAAAGAATTCGAAGGAAAGGAATCTCTTTCGTTTGGAAAATTAACTTCAAAAGAATGGAATAATATGTTTGCTAAACATTTAGATCATCATCTTTCTCAATTTAATGTTTAA
- a CDS encoding family 43 glycosylhydrolase, translated as MKKIKFSLVILLVISTFLQAQNSVKGVPPSVAEKDLTAYLFVYFIGNKIEEEAVNFAVSTDGYHYYALNNNKPVLESKTISSTGGVRDPHILRGEDGKIFYMVLTDMTSSKGWDSNRAMVLLKSTDLVNWKSTVVNIQTAFPGNGNLKRVWAPQTIYDAKAGKYMIYFSMQHGSEPDKIYYAYANENFTALESAPKLLFVPKSKGACIDGDIILKDGIYHLFYKTESSTAGIKTATTTDLTSGNWKENDNYLQQTKENVEGSSIFKLNNSEDYILMYDMYSKGKYQFTKTKDLENFTVIDEDISMDFKPRHGTILPITRSELKRITQKWGLPSQLPKIKNNPVLEGYYADPEILYSNKTKKYYIYPTSDGFNDWSGYYFKTFSSDNLVDWKDEGIILDLKKDVSWGNRNAWAPCIVEKKIKGKYKYFYYFTAAQKIGVAVSDNPTGPFKDGGKEIVAKRPEGINDGQEIDPDVFTDPKTGKSYLYWGNMYMAVAELNSDMISLKPNTQKIIAVNNSFREGTYVIYRNGKYYFFWSEDDTRSPKYKVRYAISNSPTGPLEIPENNIVIRAKPEEGIYATGHNSVLQIPNKDEWYFTYHRFSYPTGIKMGSAGGFHREVCIDKFEFNPDGTIKQVIPTHEGIKGIN; from the coding sequence ATGAAAAAAATAAAATTTAGTCTTGTAATATTGTTAGTAATTTCAACTTTTTTACAAGCCCAAAATTCAGTAAAAGGAGTTCCGCCATCAGTTGCAGAGAAAGATTTAACAGCATATTTGTTCGTTTATTTTATAGGAAATAAAATAGAAGAAGAAGCAGTTAATTTTGCTGTAAGCACAGATGGATACCATTATTATGCATTAAATAACAACAAGCCAGTTTTAGAAAGTAAAACAATCAGTTCGACAGGCGGAGTTCGTGATCCTCATATATTACGCGGAGAAGATGGTAAAATTTTTTATATGGTTTTAACCGATATGACTTCTTCAAAAGGTTGGGACAGCAATCGTGCAATGGTTCTGCTTAAAAGTACAGATTTAGTAAATTGGAAAAGTACGGTTGTTAATATTCAGACAGCATTTCCTGGAAATGGAAATTTGAAAAGAGTTTGGGCACCACAAACAATTTATGATGCAAAAGCAGGTAAATACATGATTTATTTTAGTATGCAACACGGTTCAGAACCCGATAAAATTTATTACGCTTACGCGAATGAAAACTTCACAGCTTTAGAAAGTGCTCCAAAATTATTGTTTGTTCCTAAATCTAAAGGCGCTTGTATAGACGGAGATATAATTCTGAAAGATGGAATTTATCATCTTTTTTATAAGACAGAATCTTCAACTGCTGGCATCAAAACTGCCACTACAACCGATTTGACTTCTGGAAACTGGAAAGAAAATGATAATTATCTACAGCAAACAAAAGAGAATGTAGAAGGATCAAGTATTTTTAAACTCAATAATTCAGAAGATTATATTTTAATGTATGATATGTATTCGAAAGGAAAATATCAGTTCACCAAAACAAAAGACTTAGAAAATTTCACCGTTATTGACGAGGATATTTCAATGGACTTCAAACCACGTCATGGAACTATTTTGCCAATAACGCGTTCTGAGTTAAAAAGAATCACTCAGAAATGGGGATTACCAAGCCAACTTCCAAAAATCAAGAATAATCCAGTTCTCGAAGGCTACTATGCAGATCCTGAAATTTTATATTCAAACAAAACCAAAAAATATTATATATATCCAACCAGCGATGGATTTAATGATTGGTCAGGATATTATTTTAAAACATTTTCATCTGATAATTTAGTCGATTGGAAAGATGAAGGAATCATTTTAGATCTTAAAAAAGATGTGTCTTGGGGAAATAGAAATGCGTGGGCACCTTGTATTGTAGAAAAGAAGATAAAAGGAAAATATAAGTATTTCTATTATTTTACTGCAGCACAAAAAATTGGTGTAGCGGTTTCAGATAATCCAACCGGACCGTTTAAGGACGGCGGAAAAGAAATAGTAGCTAAAAGGCCAGAAGGAATTAACGACGGACAAGAAATAGATCCAGATGTTTTTACAGATCCAAAAACTGGAAAAAGCTATTTGTACTGGGGAAATATGTATATGGCTGTTGCTGAATTAAATTCAGATATGATTTCTTTAAAACCAAACACGCAAAAAATTATAGCCGTTAATAATTCTTTCCGCGAAGGAACTTATGTTATTTACAGAAACGGAAAATATTATTTCTTTTGGAGTGAAGACGACACAAGAAGTCCAAAGTATAAAGTTAGATATGCAATTTCGAATTCTCCGACAGGGCCTTTAGAAATTCCAGAGAATAATATAGTGATTCGAGCAAAACCAGAAGAAGGAATTTATGCAACAGGACATAATTCTGTATTGCAAATTCCAAACAAAGACGAATGGTATTTTACGTATCATCGTTTCTCATACCCAACAGGAATAAAAATGGGAAGTGCTGGAGGTTTTCATCGTGAAGTTTGCATCGATAAATTTGAGTTCAATCCAGATGGAACAATAAAACAAGTGATTCCAACTCACGAAGGAATAAAAGGAATCAACTAA